In one window of Bos taurus isolate L1 Dominette 01449 registration number 42190680 breed Hereford chromosome 15, ARS-UCD2.0, whole genome shotgun sequence DNA:
- the CAPRIN1 gene encoding caprin-1 isoform X1, whose translation MPSATSHSGSGSKSSGPPPPSGSSGNEAGAGAAAPASQHPMTGTGAVQTEAMKQILGVIDKKLRNLEKKKGKLDDYQERMNKGERLNQDQLDAVSKYQEVTNNLEFAKELQRSFMALSQDIQKTIKKTARREQLMREEAEQKRLKTVLELQYVLDKLGDDEVRTDLKQGLNGVPILSEEELSLLDEFYKLADPERDMSLRLNEQYEHASIHLWDLLEGKEKPVCGTTYKALKEIVERVFQSNYFDSTHNHQNGLCEEEEAASAPTVEDQAAEAEPEPVEEYTEQNEVESTEYVNRQFMAETQFSSGEKEQVDDWTVETVEVVNSLQQQPQAASPSVPEPHSLTPVAQADPLVRRQRVQDLMAQMQGPYNFIQDSMLDFENQTLDPAIVSAQPMNPAQNMDIPQLVCPPVHSESRLAQPNQVSVQPEATQVPLVSSTSEGYTASQPLYQPSHATDQRPQKEPIDQIQATISLNTDQTTASSSLPAASQPQVFQAGTSKPLHSSGINVNAAPFQSMQTVFNMNAPVPPVNEPETLKQQNQYQASYNQSFSSQPHQVEQTELQQEQLQTVVGTYHGSQDQPHQVTGNHQQPPQQNTGFPRSNQPYYNSRGVSRGGSRGARGLMNGYRGPANGFRGGYDGYRPSFSTNTPNSGYTQSQFSAPRDYSGYQRDGYQQNFKRGSGQSGPRGAPRGRGGPPRPNRGMPQMNTQQVN comes from the exons ATGCCTTCGGCCACCAGCCACAGCGGAAGCGGCAGCAAGTCGTCCGGACCGCCACCGCCGTCGGGTTCCTCCGGGAATGAGGCGGGGGCCGGGGCCGCCGCGCCGGCTTCCCAACACCCCATGACCGGCACCGGGGCTGTCCAGACCGAGGCCATGAAGCAGATTCTCGGGGTGATCGACAAGAAACTTCggaacctggagaagaaaaag gGCAAGCTTGATGATTATCAGGAACGAATGAACAAAGGGGAAAGGCTTAATCAAGATCAGCTG gATGCCGTGTCTAAGTACCAGGAAGTCACAAATAACTTGGAGTTTGCAAAAGAATTACAGAGGAGTTTCATGGCATTAAGCCAAGAT ATTCAGAAAACAATAAAGAAGACAGCACGTCGGGAGCAGCTTATGAGAGAGGAAGCTGAACAGAAACGTTTAAAAACAGTACTTGAGCTGCAGTATGTTTTGGACAAACTAGGAGATGATGAAGTGAGAACTGACCTGAAGCAAGGTTTGAATGGAGTGCCAATATTGTCTGAAGAGGAGTTGTCGTTGTTAGATGAGTTCTACAAATTAGCAGACCCTGAACGAGACATGAGCTTGAG GTTGAATGAGCAGTATGAACATGCCTCCATTCACCTGTGGGACTTgctggaaggaaaggaaaaacctGTATGTGGAACAACTT ATAAAGCTCTAAAGGAAATTGTTGAGCGTGTTTTCCAGTCAAACTACTTTGACAGCACCCACAACCACCAGAATGGTCTGTGTGAGGAAGAGGAGGCAGCCTCAGCACCTACAGTTGAAGACCAGGCAGCTGAAGCTG AACCTGAGCCAGTGGAAGAATATACTGAACAAAATGAGGTTGAATCAACAGag TATGTAAATAGACAATTTATGGCAGAAACACAGTTCAGCAGTGGTGAAAAGGAGCAGGTAGATGATTGGACAGTTGAAACAGTTGAG GTGGTAAATTCACTCCAGCAGCAACCTCAGGCTGCATCTCCTTCAGTACCAGAACCCCACTCTTTGACCCCAGTGGCTCAAGCCGATCCCCTCGTGAGAAGACAGCGAGTACAGGACCTTATGGCACAAATGCAGGGGCCCTATAATTTCATACAG GATTCAATGTTGGATTTTGAAAACCAGACACTTGATCCTGCCATTGTATCTGCACAGCCGATGAATCCAGCACAGAACATGGACATACCCCAGCTGGTTTGCCCTCCAG TTCATTCTGAATCTAGACTTGCTCAACCTAATCAAGTTTCTGTACAGCCAGAAGCTACACAG GTTCCTTTGGTTTCATCCACAAGTGAGGGATATACAGCATCTCAACCCTTGTACCAACCTTCTCATGCTACTGACCAACGACCACAAAAGGAACCGATTGATCAGATTCAG GCGACGATCTCTTTAAATACAGACCAGACTACAGCATCATCATCCCTTCCTGCTGCTTCTCAGCCTCAAGTGTTCCAGGCTGGGACAAGCAAACCTTTACATAGCAGTGGAATCAATGTAAATGCAGCTCCATTCCAATCCATGCAAACG GTATTCAATATGAATGCCCCAGTTCCTCCTGTTAATGAACCAGAAACTTTAAAACAGCAAAATCAGTACCAGGCCAGTTACAACCAGAGCTTTTCCAGTCAGCCTCACCAAGTAGAACAAACAGAGCTTCAGCAAGAACAGCTTCAAACAG TGGTTGGCACTTATCATGGTTCTCAGGACCAGCCCCATCAAGTGACTGGTAACCACCAGCAGCCTCCTCAGCAGAACACTGGATTTCCACGTAGCAATCAGCCCTATTACAACAGTCGTGGTGTGTCTCGTGGAGGTTCCCGTGGTGCTAGAGGcttgatgaatggatacagaggACCTGCTAATGGATTCAGAG GAGGATATGATGGTTACCGCCCTTCATTCTCTACTAACACTCCAAACAGTGGTTATACACAATCTCAATTCAGTGCTCCCCGGGACTACTCTGGCTATCAGCGG GATGGATATCAGCAGAATTTCAAGCGAGGCTCTGGGCAGAGTGGACCACGGGGAGCCCCACGAG GTCGTGGAGGGCCCCCAAGACCCAACAGAGGGATGCCGCAAATGAACACTCAGCAAGTGAATTAA